A window of the Candidatus Binatia bacterium genome harbors these coding sequences:
- a CDS encoding cyclase family protein, with product MEMVDLSRVIYEGMPKIPVLPEVHVQKFFSLEKGHPLNVTEISLPCHAGTHVDAPVHIVPNGKSIEELPLESFVGPGAVISVKKGGGEQVTAADLKNSGVAVSRGDILMLHTGWDEKFESPDYNLHPYLAVDAAEWMVEKGVKMLGIDCITVDLPTPLRQKGFDFPVHKILLGNGVLIAENVTNLGKIVGKKSRILALPLRVKGSDAGHARIVAELLN from the coding sequence ATGGAGATGGTCGATCTGTCGCGGGTGATTTACGAAGGCATGCCGAAGATTCCGGTCCTGCCGGAGGTTCACGTGCAGAAATTTTTCAGCCTGGAAAAAGGCCACCCGCTGAACGTGACCGAGATTTCCCTCCCGTGCCACGCCGGCACGCACGTGGACGCGCCGGTGCACATCGTGCCGAACGGCAAGTCGATCGAGGAACTGCCGCTGGAATCTTTCGTCGGTCCGGGCGCGGTGATTTCCGTGAAGAAGGGGGGAGGGGAGCAGGTCACCGCCGCGGACCTGAAAAATTCCGGCGTCGCGGTGAGCCGCGGCGATATCTTAATGCTTCACACCGGCTGGGACGAAAAATTCGAGAGCCCGGATTACAACCTCCATCCGTATCTCGCGGTGGACGCGGCCGAGTGGATGGTCGAGAAAGGCGTCAAGATGCTCGGCATCGATTGCATCACCGTCGATCTACCGACGCCGCTCAGACAAAAAGGGTTCGATTTTCCGGTGCATAAAATCCTGCTCGGCAACGGCGTCTTGATCGCGGAAAACGTAACCAATCTGGGAAAAATCGTCGGCAAGAAAAGCCGCATCCTGGCCCTTCCGCTGAGGGTCAAAGGCAGCGACGCAGGCCACGCGCGGATCGTCGCCGAACTCCTGAACTGA
- a CDS encoding dihydrodipicolinate synthase family protein has product MPAPQPVKGIIGACLTPFGEDDRVDYKALEREIDFLVADCDAVSIAAVEAAEYTMLSRQERKDLLRIATEMVGKRKPVLLGASSPAPREVIELAEYAAEVGGDFVQVLMPLRPWGGQPTIAELMEFYTQVASASPLPVVCYHNPGPGADPPQDAFVKISEINNIRYFKESSRDITKISRLIEQIDLAGRGHYFTTMQPLLATLMMGGSGATMPPPGTRIGAQVVRAFREGDIGRARYWQRCFALFPGKWAAYGLPPVMKSAMKHFGVDIGEPSRPYAPVSPRDHAQIGQFLRQIGLLGERPPTEESLKNAAEALRQEDTFLR; this is encoded by the coding sequence ATGCCTGCCCCTCAACCGGTCAAGGGAATCATCGGCGCTTGCCTGACGCCTTTCGGCGAAGACGATCGCGTCGACTACAAAGCTCTGGAGCGGGAGATTGACTTTCTGGTGGCGGACTGCGACGCGGTTTCCATCGCTGCCGTCGAAGCCGCCGAATACACGATGCTCTCGCGCCAGGAGCGGAAGGATCTCCTGCGCATCGCCACCGAGATGGTCGGCAAGCGCAAACCCGTCCTTCTCGGCGCATCGAGTCCCGCGCCGCGCGAAGTCATCGAGCTGGCGGAGTACGCCGCCGAAGTGGGAGGCGACTTTGTGCAGGTATTGATGCCGCTGCGGCCCTGGGGCGGACAGCCGACGATCGCCGAGTTGATGGAGTTCTATACGCAGGTCGCTTCGGCGAGCCCGTTGCCCGTGGTTTGCTATCATAACCCCGGTCCGGGCGCGGACCCGCCGCAGGACGCATTCGTCAAGATCAGCGAGATCAACAACATCCGCTACTTCAAAGAGAGCTCGCGCGACATCACGAAGATTTCCCGATTGATCGAACAGATCGATCTCGCCGGCAGGGGGCACTACTTCACGACCATGCAGCCGCTCCTGGCGACCTTGATGATGGGCGGCTCGGGCGCGACGATGCCGCCGCCGGGAACCAGGATCGGCGCGCAAGTGGTTCGCGCTTTCAGAGAAGGCGACATCGGGCGCGCCCGGTACTGGCAGCGCTGCTTCGCGCTTTTTCCCGGCAAGTGGGCGGCCTACGGACTGCCGCCGGTGATGAAGTCGGCGATGAAGCACTTCGGCGTGGACATTGGAGAGCCGTCGCGCCCGTACGCGCCGGTGAGCCCGCGCGACCACGCGCAGATCGGCCAGTTTCTGCGCCAGATCGGGCTGCTCGGCGAGAGGCCGCCGACGGAAGAATCCTTGAAGAATGCCGCGGAGGCGCTCCGCCAGGAAGATACGTTTCTCCGCTGA
- a CDS encoding FAD/NAD(P)-binding oxidoreductase, with product MPNGRKQIVILGGGSGGIVAATKLGRALGSRHDVLLIDRRPDHVFMPAFLFVMVGRREPEHITRRLRSLEKRGVKVIQDEIVGIDPARQQIALGGGNIPYDYLIVSLGLEIAADMIPGYAEGAHHAWELEAALKMRRAIEAFDGGRVLVGVPLGPYRCPPAPYEAQWLLDSYFKARGMRDRVTIEYFTRDPEPAGQAHEPVVWMDAQSKARGIKQHYEFFVQSIDPEKRTVNGLYGYKLKYDLLFMIPPHRPARALLDSGLADTETGVRVDYDTLETKWDNVYAIGDCADMPASKAGVVAHQEADVVAHNLTVKLTGRGEALPLRLHTI from the coding sequence ATGCCTAACGGACGAAAACAGATCGTCATTCTCGGCGGCGGCAGCGGCGGCATCGTCGCGGCGACCAAGCTCGGGCGTGCGCTGGGTTCGCGGCATGACGTGCTGTTGATCGATCGGCGTCCCGACCACGTATTTATGCCCGCGTTTCTATTTGTCATGGTCGGGCGACGCGAGCCCGAGCATATCACGCGAAGGCTTCGAAGCCTGGAGAAACGCGGCGTCAAAGTTATTCAAGACGAGATCGTAGGCATCGATCCGGCGCGCCAGCAGATCGCGCTCGGCGGCGGCAATATTCCGTACGACTACCTGATCGTGTCGCTCGGCCTGGAAATCGCGGCCGACATGATCCCCGGCTACGCCGAAGGGGCGCATCACGCATGGGAGTTGGAGGCCGCTTTGAAGATGCGCCGGGCGATTGAAGCTTTTGACGGCGGCCGAGTCTTAGTGGGCGTTCCGCTTGGTCCCTACCGTTGTCCGCCAGCGCCGTACGAGGCCCAATGGCTGCTCGACAGCTATTTTAAGGCGCGCGGGATGCGCGACCGCGTGACCATCGAGTATTTTACCCGCGATCCGGAGCCCGCCGGACAAGCGCACGAGCCGGTCGTCTGGATGGATGCTCAGAGCAAGGCGCGCGGCATCAAGCAGCACTACGAGTTCTTCGTCCAGTCGATCGATCCCGAAAAAAGAACCGTCAACGGCCTATATGGCTATAAACTCAAATACGATCTTCTGTTCATGATTCCGCCGCACCGGCCGGCGCGCGCGCTGCTGGATTCCGGCCTGGCGGATACGGAGACTGGCGTTCGCGTCGACTACGATACGCTTGAGACAAAGTGGGATAATGTCTACGCCATCGGCGATTGCGCCGACATGCCGGCGTCAAAGGCCGGTGTCGTGGCGCATCAAGAAGCCGACGTCGTCGCGCACAACTTGACGGTGAAGCTTACCGGGAGGGGAGAGGCGTTGCCGTTGCGGCTTCATACGATATGA